Proteins found in one Ovis aries strain OAR_USU_Benz2616 breed Rambouillet chromosome 19, ARS-UI_Ramb_v3.0, whole genome shotgun sequence genomic segment:
- the PRKCD gene encoding protein kinase C delta type isoform X1, with protein MAPFLRISFNSYELGSLKDVDEASQPFCAVKMKEALSTERGKTLVQKKPTMYPEWKSTFDAHIYEGRVIQIVLMRAAEEPMSEVTVGVSVLAERCKKNNGKAEFWLDLQPQAKVLMSVQYFLEDIDCKQSMRSEDEAKFPTMNRRGAIKQAKIHYIRHHEFIATFFGQPTFCSVCREFVWGLNKQGYKCRQCNAAIHKKCIDKIIGRCTGTAANSRDTIFQKERFNIDMPHRFKVYNYMSPTFCDHCGSLLWGLVKQGLKCEDCGMNVHHKCQMKVANLCGINQKLLAEALNQVSQRSLKKETETQDTVGIYQNFEKKPGVSGDDLAETGTYGKIWESSTKCSIDNFTFIKVLGKGSFGKVLLAELKGKKEFFAIKALKKDVVLIDDDVECTMVEKRVLALAGDHPFLTHLFCTFQTKDHLFFVMEFLNGGDLMYHIQDKGRFELSRATFYAAEIVCGLQFLHQKGIIYRDLKLDNVLLDHSGHIKIADFGMCKENMSGDKQASTFCGTPDYIAPEILQGLKYSFSVDWWSFGVLLYEMLIGQSPFHGDDEDELFESIRLDSPYYPRWITRESKDILEKLLERDVSKRLGVTGNIKIHPFFKTINWVLLEKRAVEPPFKPRVKSPGDYSNFDQEFLNEKPRLSYSDKNLIESMDQTAFAGFSFVNPKFERLLEN; from the exons ATGGCACCATTCCTGCGCATCTCCTTCAACTCCTACGAGCTGGGCTCCCTGAAGGATGTGGACGAGGCAAGCCAGCCCTTCTGTGCTGTGAAGATGAAGGAGGCTCTCAGCACAG AGCGCGGGAAGACACTGGTGCAGAAGAAGCCCACCATGTACCCTGAGTGGAAGTCCACGTTCGATGCTCACATCTATGAGGGCCGCGTTATCCAGATAGTGCTGATGCGAGCCGCTGAGGAGCCAATGTCCGAGGTGACGGTGGGTGTGTCAGTGCTAGCCGAACGCTGCAAGAAGAACAATGGCAAGGCCGAGTTCTGG CTGGACTTGCAACCCCAGGCCAAGGTGTTGATGTCAGTGCAGTATTTCCTGGAAGACATAG ATTGCAAACAGTCTATGCGGAGTGAAGACGAGGCCAAGTTCCCAACAATGAACCGCCGTGGAGCTATCAAACAAGCCAAAATTCACTACATCAGACACCACGAGTTCATCGCCACCTTCTTTGGGCAGCCCACATTCTGCTCCGTGTGCAGAGAGTTTGTTTG GGGTCTCAACAAGCAAGGCTACAAGTGCAGGC AATGTAACGCTGCCATCCACAAGAAATGCATCGACAAGATCATCGGCCGGTGTACAGGCACTGCAGCCAACAGCCGGGACACCATA TTCCAGAAAGAACGTTTCAACATCGACATGCCGCACCGGTTCAAGGTGTATAACTACATGAGCCCCACCTTCTGTGACCACTGTGGCAGCCTGCTCTGGGGGCTGGTGAAGCAGGGGTTAAAGTGTGAAG ACTGTGGCATGAATGTGCATCACAAGTGCCAGATGAAAGTGGCCAACCTCTGTGGCATCAACCAGAAGCTCTTGGCCGAGGCCTTGAACCAAGTTAGTCAG agatctttaaagaaggaaacagagaccCAAGACACTGTTGGGATCTACCAGAATTTTGAGAAGAAGCCAGGAGTCTCTGGAGATGATCTTGCAG AAACTGGGACCTACGGCAAGATCTGGGAGAGCAGCACCAAGTGTAGCATTGACaacttcaccttcatcaaggtcCTGGGCAAAGGCAGCTTTGGGAAG GTGCTGCTCGCAGAGCTGAAGGGCAAAAAGGAATTCTTCGCCATCAAGGCTCTCAAGAAAGACGTGGTCTTGATCGATGACGACGTGGAGTGCACCATGGTGGAGAAGCGGGTGCTGGCGCTCGCCGGGGATCATCCGTTTCTCACCCACCTCTTCTGCACCTTCCAGACCAAG GACCACCTGTTCTTTGTGATGGAGTTCCTCAATGGGGGCGACCTGATGTACCACATCCAGGACAAAGGCCGCTTCGAGCTCTCCCGTGCCAC GTTTTATGCAGCTGAGATAGTCTGTGGACTACAGTTTCTGCACCAGAAAGGGATCATTTACAG GGACCTCAAGCTGGACAATGTGTTGCTGGACCACAGCGGCCACATCAAGATTGCCGACTTCGGCATGTGCAAGGAGAACATGTCCGGGGACAAACAGGCCAGCACCTTCTGCGGCACCCCTGACTACATCGCCCCCGAG ATCCTGCAGGGCCTAAAATACTCGTTCTCTGTGGACTGGTGGTCCTTCGGAGTCCTTCTCTACGAGATGCTCATTGGTCAGTCCCCCTTCCATGGTGATGATGAGGACGAGCTCTTCGAGTCCATCCGTTTGGACTCACCGTACTATCctcgctggatcaccagggagtcCAAGGACATCCTGGAGAAG CTGCTTGAACGGGATGTAAGCAAGAGGCTGGGAGTGACAGGGAACATCAAAATCCACCCCTTCTTCAAGACCATCAACTGGGTTCTGCTGGAGAAACGTGCAGTGGAGCCACCCTTCAAGCCCAGAGTG AAGTCACCTGGAGACTACAGCAACTTCGACCAGGAGTTCCTGAATGAGAAGCCGCGCCTCTCCTACAGTGACAAGAACCTCATCGAGTCCATGGACCAAACAGCATTTGCTGGCTTCTCCTTTGTGAACCCCAAATTTGAGAGGCTCCTGGAAAACTGA
- the PRKCD gene encoding protein kinase C delta type isoform X2: protein MAPFLRISFNSYELGSLKDVDEASQPFCAVKMKEALSTERGKTLVQKKPTMYPEWKSTFDAHIYEGRVIQIVLMRAAEEPMSEVTVGVSVLAERCKKNNGKAEFWLDLQPQAKVLMSVQYFLEDIDCKQSMRSEDEAKFPTMNRRGAIKQAKIHYIRHHEFIATFFGQPTFCSVCREFVWGLNKQGYKCRQCNAAIHKKCIDKIIGRCTGTAANSRDTIFQKERFNIDMPHRFKVYNYMSPTFCDHCGSLLWGLVKQGLKCEDCGMNVHHKCQMKVANLCGINQKLLAEALNQRSLKKETETQDTVGIYQNFEKKPGVSGDDLAETGTYGKIWESSTKCSIDNFTFIKVLGKGSFGKVLLAELKGKKEFFAIKALKKDVVLIDDDVECTMVEKRVLALAGDHPFLTHLFCTFQTKDHLFFVMEFLNGGDLMYHIQDKGRFELSRATFYAAEIVCGLQFLHQKGIIYRDLKLDNVLLDHSGHIKIADFGMCKENMSGDKQASTFCGTPDYIAPEILQGLKYSFSVDWWSFGVLLYEMLIGQSPFHGDDEDELFESIRLDSPYYPRWITRESKDILEKLLERDVSKRLGVTGNIKIHPFFKTINWVLLEKRAVEPPFKPRVKSPGDYSNFDQEFLNEKPRLSYSDKNLIESMDQTAFAGFSFVNPKFERLLEN from the exons ATGGCACCATTCCTGCGCATCTCCTTCAACTCCTACGAGCTGGGCTCCCTGAAGGATGTGGACGAGGCAAGCCAGCCCTTCTGTGCTGTGAAGATGAAGGAGGCTCTCAGCACAG AGCGCGGGAAGACACTGGTGCAGAAGAAGCCCACCATGTACCCTGAGTGGAAGTCCACGTTCGATGCTCACATCTATGAGGGCCGCGTTATCCAGATAGTGCTGATGCGAGCCGCTGAGGAGCCAATGTCCGAGGTGACGGTGGGTGTGTCAGTGCTAGCCGAACGCTGCAAGAAGAACAATGGCAAGGCCGAGTTCTGG CTGGACTTGCAACCCCAGGCCAAGGTGTTGATGTCAGTGCAGTATTTCCTGGAAGACATAG ATTGCAAACAGTCTATGCGGAGTGAAGACGAGGCCAAGTTCCCAACAATGAACCGCCGTGGAGCTATCAAACAAGCCAAAATTCACTACATCAGACACCACGAGTTCATCGCCACCTTCTTTGGGCAGCCCACATTCTGCTCCGTGTGCAGAGAGTTTGTTTG GGGTCTCAACAAGCAAGGCTACAAGTGCAGGC AATGTAACGCTGCCATCCACAAGAAATGCATCGACAAGATCATCGGCCGGTGTACAGGCACTGCAGCCAACAGCCGGGACACCATA TTCCAGAAAGAACGTTTCAACATCGACATGCCGCACCGGTTCAAGGTGTATAACTACATGAGCCCCACCTTCTGTGACCACTGTGGCAGCCTGCTCTGGGGGCTGGTGAAGCAGGGGTTAAAGTGTGAAG ACTGTGGCATGAATGTGCATCACAAGTGCCAGATGAAAGTGGCCAACCTCTGTGGCATCAACCAGAAGCTCTTGGCCGAGGCCTTGAACCAA agatctttaaagaaggaaacagagaccCAAGACACTGTTGGGATCTACCAGAATTTTGAGAAGAAGCCAGGAGTCTCTGGAGATGATCTTGCAG AAACTGGGACCTACGGCAAGATCTGGGAGAGCAGCACCAAGTGTAGCATTGACaacttcaccttcatcaaggtcCTGGGCAAAGGCAGCTTTGGGAAG GTGCTGCTCGCAGAGCTGAAGGGCAAAAAGGAATTCTTCGCCATCAAGGCTCTCAAGAAAGACGTGGTCTTGATCGATGACGACGTGGAGTGCACCATGGTGGAGAAGCGGGTGCTGGCGCTCGCCGGGGATCATCCGTTTCTCACCCACCTCTTCTGCACCTTCCAGACCAAG GACCACCTGTTCTTTGTGATGGAGTTCCTCAATGGGGGCGACCTGATGTACCACATCCAGGACAAAGGCCGCTTCGAGCTCTCCCGTGCCAC GTTTTATGCAGCTGAGATAGTCTGTGGACTACAGTTTCTGCACCAGAAAGGGATCATTTACAG GGACCTCAAGCTGGACAATGTGTTGCTGGACCACAGCGGCCACATCAAGATTGCCGACTTCGGCATGTGCAAGGAGAACATGTCCGGGGACAAACAGGCCAGCACCTTCTGCGGCACCCCTGACTACATCGCCCCCGAG ATCCTGCAGGGCCTAAAATACTCGTTCTCTGTGGACTGGTGGTCCTTCGGAGTCCTTCTCTACGAGATGCTCATTGGTCAGTCCCCCTTCCATGGTGATGATGAGGACGAGCTCTTCGAGTCCATCCGTTTGGACTCACCGTACTATCctcgctggatcaccagggagtcCAAGGACATCCTGGAGAAG CTGCTTGAACGGGATGTAAGCAAGAGGCTGGGAGTGACAGGGAACATCAAAATCCACCCCTTCTTCAAGACCATCAACTGGGTTCTGCTGGAGAAACGTGCAGTGGAGCCACCCTTCAAGCCCAGAGTG AAGTCACCTGGAGACTACAGCAACTTCGACCAGGAGTTCCTGAATGAGAAGCCGCGCCTCTCCTACAGTGACAAGAACCTCATCGAGTCCATGGACCAAACAGCATTTGCTGGCTTCTCCTTTGTGAACCCCAAATTTGAGAGGCTCCTGGAAAACTGA